CGATATCAGCTGTTTTCGCAGGAACATGGTCCCTGTTGTTTTTTTCGAAGGACCGAGGGGTTTTAGGATTTGATGCGCTAAGTTGTGCCGAAATGCACACGACCACAATGTGTTCACTGTTAGTCGACGGGGTcatctcacagtcaggtgAGACTTGGAATTCAGAGTCAATGTCAGATCAAAACATGAAGGATACGCATTTCTGGTTTTACATCATCTTCGAGTCTCTGATTGGTCCAATTTTACATAGGCGTGTACATTTTTCTTGTTGGACCGCCCCCCCGAATACCATCACTTTTGAGCAAAGCCTCTACTCTCATAGTTTGGATATAGTTAAAAGAATATTTCACAGCTTATTATTGCTTATCTGATTTTGTGTCCCCGTGCTGGTATTCTAAATGTCTGCATTGGAAAAGTATGCTCGAACTCAGCAAAATGGAGGCAAAACCAACGAACCCAACCACAACAAAGTTTACTGTCTTCCAACCGTCCAAGCCTCCGCCACCAGCTTCACTGATATAGCTCGTGCTAAATATCCAAACGCCCGACATAGCAAACATGCCTGTATCATTAGCAGCCTGTACCCATCCCTTGTAACGGAGGGAACTCCTGTACACTCCGAGCAACCATACCGTCGCGCCTGAAAAGCCAATGTTCCACGCGATACCAGCCAGCATCATTCCCAATATCCAGGTAGCCAACGAGCCGGTCTCCGCCGACTCCGAAACTAGCATAAATAGAACGGCCATTGCGAACACGGCGACTGCCAATCGACACGCCCACGACGGTCCGTACTTCGAAATGAGGGCACCAGAAAAGAAACCAGGAGCATACATGGATAAAAAATGCAATTCGAGCACAGTCAAGCTTTCACGGTTGGAATAACCAAGCTCCCCCATAGTCACACGCAAAATACTCATAGGCAAGGACATTGCAGCCCAACAAGTAGACGCGAAGAGGACGGGCACAATAAATGCACGAGTTCGTAACATGGCGACAAATTCCGATCTGTTTCGTTGCAAAGGTTCACTTTCAGCGCCATCATCACCGGCAGACCTTTCACTAGAACGGAAATGGATAAGAGATATGCACAGGATATTGGCTACATTGAAAACTCCAGTCATGAAAAAGACCCCCAAATACTCGAACTGGCCCTGACTGTTGAGGAATAGGTCCTTAGTTGCCTGAGCCGATTCGGGACCAGCAAATGCTGCTACGCAACCACCCGACACAACAAGTGTCACTGCTTTGCTCGAGAAGTGTGTCGGTACCAGTTCGACGGCAGCAAATCGTAAAAAGAAGCCGACACCCGTGGCCATGCCGAACCAAACCGACGCCACCAAAAGCAATGGCGGCGATCGGGCGACAATGGAAGCCGCCCCCAGAGCCGTACCAATCAAACCAAAAGTTATCCCAACCAGAAATCCAATCTTGCGACCCCATCGTTCAAAAATCCACGGTGTTACGGTCAAGCTGACAATAGAAGCTCCGAAGAAGTAGGCACCCAAGGGCAAGGAAGTGGAGCTGTCTGTTCCGCCGATCGATAACATCACAACAGCTCCCGTTCCAACCACTATAAAGTGAGTAAGAATGAATCACAAGGTGAGTACCAAGACATCCAGTATCTAATGTGGCTTTCGGGAGCTATAAGCACGCCCAAAAGTCTACGCTGGCGTTGCCTCTCGATGCGTACCGAGAGTCACATTACAGGCGGTGCATGCCCAGGCAAAGACGCAAAAGAAGACATTCCATCGTTCCAATCCGCTGAGTAGACGAGGACAAGACTCTAATTCTTCAACTACCCCGCAAGATTCCTCATAGGCTCCGTCGGCAGGTAGTGGTGTCAGTGACGGCTTTTCACGTGGGGTCATCATCGTTCCGCGTACTCGCAGTATGGAGGTCAAAACCTTGGCAGGTTGCTGTTCAAAGGCAAAAGCTTTTTCGCACTTTCTGGAACTCGGCGATCCTTGCCAAATGAGTGCGTCGTCGTGCAGCAAAGAATGGTATCGATAGCTTCCTCATTGTGTGTCAGAAGAGATCTGATATTCGAAGTGAGTCtcattttggaaatgtttcGATTTGGGCTCGAGCAGGAATGGAACGAGGAAAAACAGTCGGTGGAACACCAAAGAGCGGGGAGTCGAAGGAATATTAATATTTAAAATACAAAGATTTCGGATATCAAATTTACATTTTGAATACCGAAAATGTCGTGGCCATTGTCCTGTTCCAGCTGGAAGCAAAACCTGGACAACTATTGAATGCTGGTGGGATTTCCCATTTTTTACTGTCAGGTTGGCTTGGCTACCTACCTATTCGACCACAACATTAACACTAAGCAATGAACATTGCCGTTCGTCGACGGCGTAGACCGCAAGAAATGGTCTGCTGTTGCCCACACAGTTGTCTCACTCTGACGAgtcgaacaaaatcaagGCGCGGGGTATTCTGGCTGCACTTTTGGACGGCCGTGGCTATTGTACAAACCGGGACAAGCCGACCCGATCCTTCCTCTCCCACCGTGGGCAATCATCAGAAAAATCCGTTACAAACTTGGATAGATGCTCGTTGCGGACCCAACGGACACGCCGTTTGGGCGTACTCTGGCAGTCTCTTCGATCCGCTGAACGGAAAAAAGATTGCGAACGTGGAAGGTTTGGAACTAGTTCGCAGACTTGCCGagacggacgacgacgtcgagCACAAGCGAAGGTACCAACGACGCTGTGGGGACTTGAAAATGGCCCAGGCCATCTTGCAGGAGAGCTGCTCTTTGGATTACGCGGGAACAATCCTTTCTCGCAAAATATTCTGCTACAAACCTGTCGACGACCCGAAATCGCTCTTATCGTCCGTGCGATTACGACCTCAGGGTCCAGAAAAAGCAATTCCAACGGATCAAGCAGCAACGGTCTTCGACACGGCTATTACGGTCATTCAGAAAGGCCCATCCTGGTTTGTTCATGGTGAACTCCCCAACGGAAACGTTGTATGGAATCAGGCCGAAGTTAAGCTAGCAAGCGGAGAGTCATCTCGCACACATTTTGATTATACTATTTACAGTCGACCGCGGCATTCAAAACGCCAACAAACTCCAGACTTGACAAGCCAAGCTGTACAAGAGACCGTATCGTCGGAGTCGAACAGCATTTC
The sequence above is drawn from the Phaeodactylum tricornutum CCAP 1055/1 chromosome 21, whole genome shotgun sequence genome and encodes:
- a CDS encoding predicted protein, which codes for MMTPREKPSLTPLPADGAYEESCGVVEELESCPRLLSGLERWNVFFCVFAWACTACNVTLVVGTGAVVMLSIGGTDSSTSLPLGAYFFGASIVSLTVTPWIFERWGRKIGFLVGITFGLIGTALGAASIVARSPPLLLVASVWFGMATGVGFFLRFAAVELVPTHFSSKAVTLVVSGGCVAAFAGPESAQATKDLFLNSQGQFEYLGVFFMTGVFNVANILCISLIHFRSSERSAGDDGAESEPLQRNRSEFVAMLRTRAFIVPVLFASTCWAAMSLPMSILRVTMGELGYSNRESLTVLELHFLSMYAPGFFSGALISKYGPSWACRLAVAVFAMAVLFMLVSESAETGSLATWILGMMLAGIAWNIGFSGATVWLLGVYRSSLRYKGWVQAANDTGMFAMSGVWIFSTSYISEAGGGGLDGWKTVNFVVVGFVGFASILLSSSILFQCRHLEYQHGDTKSDKQ
- a CDS encoding predicted protein — encoded protein: MNIAVRRRRRPQEMVCCCPHSCLTLTSRTKSRRGVFWLHFWTAVAIVQTGTSRPDPSSPTVGNHQKNPLQTWIDARCGPNGHAVWAYSGSLFDPLNGKKIANVEGLELVRRLAETDDDVEHKRRYQRRCGDLKMAQAILQESCSLDYAGTILSRKIFCYKPVDDPKSLLSSVRLRPQGPEKAIPTDQAATVFDTAITVIQKGPSWFVHGELPNGNVVWNQAEVKLASGESSRTHFDYTIYSRPRHSKRQQTPDLTSQAVQETVSSESNSISPARSSLISFGPSKAESLGKFGARETYQYTTEETGAGGHLLDSLWGRMQFAVSSVFQRDKKANALIVPTRCSVRYTRYGEGPVWYGPNRLCTLELQGHRLENLSQAPQLAATIAATCVPGFLSTHSAVAQDDTGARRAVAWFRGENSVQLQITHDYNNADSIERSHSSGVRGLYAKGAAVIERLHAATTTSTGGSLSIYEEDSSYFKTEK